The nucleotide sequence CACCGCTTTCAAAGCCCGTGGCACCCGTGCCCTCTGCGGACAGATCGGCACTTCTTTCCGAGATCCGAGGAGGAGCAACTCTGAAAAAGACAGCAACAAATGATCGGAGTGCTCCAGTGATAGGCAGTGAGTCGTGTAGCATAGCGTACAAAGATGCGTGGGAATCCAAGGGACTTGTAGCATGCATACGCTTAGTATTTCAGTGCCCTTTGCCTGTTCTTCATTGGCCTTATTTGTATGAGAAATCATTCCCTGTCTCTTTTGatgctcttcgtttttgggttttatgatttttccgaattcgggagggaaaagtctggtgctatttacacacgagaatttGGGGAGACATCgggcgctatgatctctgtttgatatgtcaccggggaatctttgggtgaaacgaaaggcatgtCATGAAAAAtcggatttaacccgaaaacgaagaccCCTACTCAGCCGTTATGTATTGGATGGTAGCTTGAGGGCTTACCCTACATTTCAGTGATTTTTGTAAAATATGTCACCTTCTAGTTGAGGCATTTCATGCCGAAGTCCAATGCAAGCTTACATACCATCAAAGTTACaggaaaacaaagagagagagagagagagaaggtaAATCAAAGGGGTGAGAACGCAAGAAAAGTCATGAGCTAATTGCTGAACAGCATAACAAACACTTGTTGAAAATCATAGGGGCCATCATGACAGTTCTCCACCTCACAGTCTAAATCAATAAAATCGTAAGCTTGTGGCGTGTCGTAGTCATGTTCTGTTGAACTTCAGTTTATTGTTTATCCCAATATGGTACTGAACCGGGCTTGTTGGTAACGGCGAATTCGGGCgccatttcatggcaacacgtcCGAAATTGCTAGCTTGGcgcccgagctggatcacgtgacagtcTCCTCgtgaacatgagtgccaggaatctagcggttttagtcgcttggatcacgctggGGGCATCGCGGTTGCTCGTCTTcatgctccgtcgtctgctaaaccacgcgTTTTTATTGTTTATATATAgttggaaaaaaaaagcatactaGTTTAGTTAGTAAATCACTCAAACGCGCAGGTAACATAAGTGTCCTAAGAAGCTAAAATCCTACGCCAGCATTCAGGGGAAGGACCACGAACCACTTGTGTAGCAGTGGAGTGCTATGGCATACACAgaagtttttttcctttggtACTTCTCGCTAATAGAAATTGAGTCAGCCACAGACAGTCCTGTTTCCCTGTCTGGTTGCACCACTATACCGTAGAATGCTTGTGCAGGCAAGAAGGGAAAAACAGTCACAGACGCTGCCCCTACCCGAATGAATGGCCCCCCTGGGTTGGGAGGACTCTTTGCAGGTGGAGTACCAAAACTGCGTCCTGTAGGATCTTCAGGTACGTACTGCATATTAGTGGTACAGGGTGAATTTaacaaaggttacacattttgattgcttcttaaaaatagaaaaataatgTTTCtggtgcttcaaactttgcagactgacaGTCAATGGCTTGAAGttttatacatatttttttttcaaatgctatcactttgtgggaaaaaagttagaagcaaagcaaattcacACCCCATGCATATCCTATGGCCTGTACTGCTCACAAGCcgccattttttcctctgtctaCTTCAtgttcacatcaccacgtatgGGTGGCTGCTTGGAGACGAAGCAAAACCAAAACCTATGGAACAACCAGATGAACCATATGCGGAGTTTcatggcagcgccacctatacgtggtgatgtgaacgtgaagcagacgcAGGAAGAAATGGCAGTTTGCGGGCAGtctaggccataggaaatgcatggggtgcaaatttgctttgcttctaactcTTTTTCCTAAaaagtgatagcatttgaaaaaaatatcGATAAAACCTCAGGCGAATGACtgtcagtctgcaaagtttgaagcgccagagacGTCGCCTTCTATTTTTTATGGCGCGATCAAAATGTGCAACCTTTGttaaattcaccctgtacttCTGGCCCTGCCCTTATGACAGTGTGCGATGCAGGTTCTGAAAAACGCTTGACTTGCAGGTGGAGGTCCAGCACAACATTCCGCTCCCCGCCCCGTGTTGCCGACAGGTAACGATCCTAGTCCTTCTGCTGCTCCACCACGACATCGGAGCGAAACGCCCCCGGCACGACGTGCCCTGCCCCCATTCCCCGCTGACGTGGCTCCACGTGGTCCACCCCCAGCACCGCCCCCTTCGAACCAGAAACCGAACTTCTCTGCCAGTACGTCTCCTGTGCAGAACCGTGTCCGAGCAGGACCCCCATTGCCCAACAAGCCGCCTGGGGTGACAAGGTCAGCCTCGCAGACGAGCCTGAATGCCAAGCGACCTCCCCTCCGTGCTCCGACAGTGAAGCCGCCACCCCCACCCAAGAGTCCGGTGGTGGCTACCACAGTTGGCGGAGGGAATATGAAGTTTGGTACCCTTGGGCCCCAACCGAGGCTGTGTGTGCCGACGACTGGCGTTGGGAGAAGGCAAAGCTTCGGTGCAGT is from Ornithodoros turicata isolate Travis chromosome 8, ASM3712646v1, whole genome shotgun sequence and encodes:
- the LOC135366938 gene encoding WAS/WASL-interacting protein family member 3-like, with the protein product MPPPPPPPPPMGGPPLSKPVAPVPSADRSALLSEIRGGATLKKTATNDRSAPVIGSKKGKTVTDAAPTRMNGPPGLGGLFAGGVPKLRPVGSSGGGPAQHSAPRPVLPTGNDPSPSAAPPRHRSETPPARRALPPFPADVAPRGPPPAPPPSNQKPNFSASTSPVQNRVRAGPPLPNKPPGVTRSASQTSLNAKRPPLRAPTVKPPPPPKSPVVATTVGGGNMKFGTLGPQPRLCVPTTGVGRRQSFGAVDTREREHENSATVPAKMSGPPPPPRNISVPGNLNQVHKARTAPPPPPAPPARPPAARPPPPPRGQPPPLPSTGPPQLPQRNSQAPPPPPPNQASKPVGLVPPGRPSPTPPQRSSSMRNSDVPQSFEGRFTFNPVSCFPAPCYVATDPKKYPSKGPKRNHQRQAPPPPVPGLAAQAV